The genomic segment AACTTGTACCACTTGGGTTTGGCTCCTTTATAATCTTTCAAGGAGTAGAAGAAGCCTTTGTTTTAAGATTTCTCCAATTCAATATGGAAGGGTAATTCTATCTCCCTCTTGGTagagatattttatttatgcttGAATGAGGCCTAAGAATTGAGATTGTCCCATCATAAGTCGTCTATAGGCCAGGCCTCGGGGTAAAATGAATCTTACAAATGGCTGCAACCGAAAGAAGAGGGAAGTGTTTCCAATGGCATTCTAGCAGATCAGCATTCAAGCAAATCCAAAACACAAGCCCGATATGAATATTTGTTAGGATTGTTCAGTTGAGCCAAATCAAATATCTTTTCAACGTCGGCccaatttcattttttcttttttctttttataatctAAAAGATATCTTCTTTTCAGAAGTTCTAGCTAAGATTAAACACTCTCTTCTTTGCaaccatttttcaaaattaacaatttagtTTAGAGATAATGGTTggaaagaatcaacaagatcACCATTTAAAACGGATATTATATTAACTACCAAGAGAAATACAGGGAAATTTCAAATCCAAGATTTCTTATCTTCTAATCCTTATTTAAAACTTACCCAGTAGAGCTTAGTAGGGTTAGAATTTTTCAGTCATTGTTGATCATTTCATACTATTCAATCTTTAGACTCCAAGCTACTTTCTTCAAatccaagaaaacaaaatggtGAGATTTGCGATTGCCATTGGCATTTTTGTGGCCTGCCTTGCGGTGGCAGAGCCCAATACGTCACCTTCATCAGCTCCATCGCCCTCAGCGGGTTGCTCCACAATCATATATGACATGGTGGATTGTGTCTCGTTCTTGAGCGTTGGCAGCAAGGACAAGAAACCATCACCTTCGTGTTGCTCTGGCTTTGAAACAGTGCTGAATACTGATCCCAAGTGCATTTGTGAAGCATTGAAGAGCAGTGCTGAATTGGGTATCGACGTGGATCTTAAAAGGGCTGCCACTCTGCCTTCTGCTTGTGGGGTTTCTGCTCCTCCTATTAGCAACTGTAACGGTAAATACTAAATGATCACCTATTTAAAAGTTTCCATTAtcataaaatgtttttaatctATTACTTTTTTTGATAACAATGGACTGTTGCCAATGCCAATGCAGTTTCTTTGTCTCCTGGTACAGCTCCTGGTACGGCACCAGGTACAGCTCCTGGTGCGGCTCCTGGTACAGCTCCTGATACAGCTCCCGGTACGTGCTCATTCTTCTCCATGCGAcatatattttcaacttttcatCTTTCTGTTAATTGATCAgttttacttttcattatGATTAGAACTGATGGATTTGAAAATCAGATTATGATGGTTACATTCTTCCTATTAAGATTACAAGGAGAGAATATTGCAGACTGAAAAAAGATTGAGATTGTGACAAtcaatcaaatttatcatacTGAGAACTACATTGAGGCTTAACATGTAGGAGTACATGAATACGAAGTTTGATTAAGCTAAATTAATTACTGCTATATATGTTGCATCAAAATGTAGTATATTAAGGATTAATATTTCGTTTAAAAGAACTCATATTTTCTTTGCTATACTACTGCAGTTAACCCTCCACCACCACCATCCGATGGAGCTCCATCCCCCAGCACACCAGAGGCGCCTGCCGATCCAGGCACATCAATTACCCCAGCACCATCAACCGACGACGGTGATGACGTTGCTAAACAAGCTCCGGCGCCGGCCCTGTCAGGAACCTACTCTCTATCAGCTAGTTTCTTTGCAGTCATTAGCATGCTAATGGTTTCTTTCTCTTATGTTTCAGTCtaatttcctttctctttgcTTTGTTTCTTAGGCTAGTTAGTTTTGAACTTGGCAGGATGATCGATCCTTAGGTTTAAGTGGTGTCTACTTCTCTAGCGCTGTAGCTCATTGCTTTGTCTTTTAGGTTTTGAACTCAAACGAAGTTCCCTTCGTTTCCCTTTTTTGTCTATAAATTTCCTGCcgtttttaatattttcagtTTTGTTTGAAAGTagtaattatttatttgttctCATAAATCGCAATATAAGAGTACGAAGTCTGGAGCTTCAAGCTTTTCTGGGTCGTTGTTTCTTGGACAATGGCTTCATCTAAACTGATAAGCCCTGGCCTCGATTTGAATTCCCTAAACCATATGACATATAAATCATCACCCAGCCAtataaaaatggaattaattaTATTCCCTTAGAATCAAGCGTTGATCAGTGTTCACTTATTGCCTACTTACCAACTGCAAATTTATACTAGATTTTCTCTGATGCATAATTAACAGTATTTTTCCTTGAGACTGATAACAATTTGGGCTCTTCATTATGCTGGaaagatataaatatattataatatcaCTTTTCTCTCTTAGAGCTTAACAACCCATGTCAAATATGTTGGTTATATACCAAAAATAGTAGATTAATAATAACTCAAAAATATATGCATACCATAAATATGACCACAGTGTTTAGATTGAGACATGTGTATTTCGCTAGCCTGTCGCCTCCAGGATACAATAGCCCAACATGTGCCTCTATGGTACATTCTAAAGGTCTGCATTGCCTAAAAGGTTAAATAGCTCTTGTACAATACCTTTTCTCCAcgtattattatttaatatctTTCATAAAAGTAATAACAATGTAGTATAAGAGAAACATGCAAGAAAAAGGTTGAACGTATAAAGATGTAGAACATGCATGTGTAGGAATAATGTGTAAGGAAGGGTTTCGAATGGGTTAGGCGAGGCCTGTTTTATAGGTCTAAGAATGGTAGGTAGAAGGGCAAATGATTTTATGAACTAATTCATATAATAAATTCGTCTTTTAATGTTCAAAAAAAGTTAATGCCAATATTAACTTCTTCCAAAAAGTATAGTTTGACTTTATAAAATTAGATCAAGACATTTATCTTGTTGCTcgtaatttatttatttttattaaaatgctCATAATTCCCACAAAATACTAGGGTGGTTTGgttcccccccccccccatcCTACTGGACCATATGAAAGAGATAAAAGCATTTGCTATGACAGGTATTTGCTCagaatggtgagaaaattctTATGAGTTCGATAGTCAGAGTCAACGAAAAGTGCATCGTTTTCTGTCATTGTTATGCTCATGGCTCATCATTAAGCATGGAAAGGGCGTTGGGGGTTGAACCGTTGGAAGGGAAGAAAATTGTGGCCTCTATAAAAGTGTGTTGGgtcaatttatttattgtgcTACTCTTTGCCATCTGGTATGTGCTGCTAGTATATCATAGCTCTGAATAGCATTTCACGCCCTCAGGAATTAATCCTAACAATCAAGATTTCATAACCTTAACCATAAATCAAGGATGATAAATGAAGTTACTACATCGAGTACATTCCCACTCCAGAAATCTGGAATTTTAGTACACAAGAGGAAGGAAGTTTGGTAAACCAACCCATGTCCAAATATGGTCCAAGTATCTGAacaaagaaacagaaaatgaaaaatccaGTCCCCTCCCTTAACAAAGGTGAAGGTGATTGATGGCAAAGGTAGTTTCCAGCTTAGCATATTGAATTTGACTTTGGAAGTAGGTGTTGGGATGGGAGGTAGGTTGCACTGATTAATAAAGGCACACAGCGCCAGTGGTATTAATTCCTAAGCATTTGAGACCTCACGAAATTATAAAGCCATAGTTTGTGGCCATACCATACCAACGCTTTATCATCACTtcgttttcttcttttgattgGGCCACGCAACTTGTAACTAGAACTGTCAAGAATCATTACGGATTAagttatataataaatttgagCAACCCatgttatatttatatgtttaagaaataatttttaatttaataaatataattttttatcattattttagtatttttttaaaaaaatgaatttaacaCGAGATAACTCATTGCATGAGGTCAACAACAAGAGAAAATACCTGCTTAATactatattaaatttttaaaacgaatattcaattcaaaatcaattgacaatcggtgaagtgatttttattgtatttatttatttaaaatactCAACTTAAAAGGTGTAAATTctttttatcacttttttaaTAAGTTGGAGGTTTGGAGATCTTAAATCACATGAAAAATGTGACAGACATGTGCTAGCATTAACTAGAACCCTGCTATGGTGATAAAAGATTGTTTTAACATTCATTTCTTTTACCAATAAGAATAGTGTTTTTTCataaatgaatttgaattaattaatctaTATCTTAAGATTGTAAGTCAGATCTTACAAGTTTATTTATTCTCGTAATCTCGAGAGATGAGCTCCGGAGATTATTCACATACCTCTTAAAAGTATA from the Theobroma cacao cultivar B97-61/B2 chromosome 8, Criollo_cocoa_genome_V2, whole genome shotgun sequence genome contains:
- the LOC18592200 gene encoding non-specific lipid-transfer protein-like protein At5g64080 — translated: MVRFAIAIGIFVACLAVAEPNTSPSSAPSPSAGCSTIIYDMVDCVSFLSVGSKDKKPSPSCCSGFETVLNTDPKCICEALKSSAELGIDVDLKRAATLPSACGVSAPPISNCNVSLSPGTAPGTAPGTAPGAAPGTAPDTAPVNPPPPPSDGAPSPSTPEAPADPGTSITPAPSTDDGDDVAKQAPAPALSGTYSLSASFFAVISMLMVSFSYVSV